One genomic segment of Deinococcus sp. LM3 includes these proteins:
- a CDS encoding YibE/F family protein, which translates to MNALMRRHPWLTALLGAALAWGALWALRAPLPPAPPALSGYGAGTYEQPAAPGEARVRLDDGQVVTAVTYAESQPRPGQRVVIQEIGGQHVLEGPLRWPLLLALLGLLITATLTITGLQGFRALLGSGLCLAALWLVLLPRLTGGADALTLLPSLGLILALSVYFVHGLNRKSHAALAALLLCAAAGFGLLTLLVGAGHLTGLSDRGATVAQASYGVDAVSLYVVGVMLTALGAMNDVAITQTSAVETLARTGHARSRRDLFRQAMQVGADHASGMVNVLVLVYAAGALPLLLLLRANRTTPLWVQLNGEGLFTELTALLLALLCMVLVVPVSTALAARWMFRPGADPDTDPTTDPATDPAAR; encoded by the coding sequence CCCTGAGCGGGTACGGCGCGGGCACCTACGAACAACCGGCCGCGCCGGGCGAGGCGCGCGTCCGGCTGGACGACGGTCAGGTGGTCACGGCCGTCACGTACGCCGAATCCCAGCCCCGCCCCGGTCAGCGGGTCGTGATCCAGGAGATCGGGGGCCAGCACGTCCTGGAAGGCCCGCTGCGCTGGCCGCTGCTGCTGGCCCTGCTGGGCCTGCTGATCACCGCGACCCTGACCATCACCGGCCTCCAGGGATTCCGGGCGTTGCTGGGCAGCGGGCTGTGCCTCGCCGCACTCTGGCTGGTGCTGCTGCCGCGCCTGACCGGCGGCGCGGACGCCCTGACGCTCCTGCCGTCCCTGGGCCTGATCCTGGCCCTCAGCGTGTACTTCGTGCACGGACTGAACCGCAAGAGTCACGCCGCGCTGGCCGCGCTGCTGCTGTGCGCGGCCGCCGGCTTCGGCCTGCTGACGCTGCTGGTCGGCGCGGGTCACCTGACCGGCCTCTCCGACCGTGGCGCAACCGTCGCGCAGGCCTCCTACGGGGTCGACGCCGTCAGCCTGTACGTCGTGGGCGTCATGCTGACCGCACTCGGCGCCATGAACGACGTGGCCATCACGCAGACCTCGGCCGTCGAGACACTGGCCCGCACCGGTCACGCCCGCAGTCGCCGCGACCTGTTCCGTCAGGCCATGCAGGTCGGCGCCGACCACGCTTCCGGCATGGTGAACGTGCTGGTCCTGGTGTACGCGGCCGGCGCCCTGCCCCTGCTGCTCCTGCTGCGCGCCAACCGCACCACGCCGCTGTGGGTGCAGCTGAACGGCGAGGGCCTGTTCACGGAACTGACGGCCCTGCTGCTGGCCCTGCTGTGCATGGTGCTGGTCGTGCCGGTCAGTACCGCCCTCGCGGCCCGCTGGATGTTCCGTCCCGGCGCGGACCCCGACACCGACCCGACCACCGACCCCGCCACCGACCCGGCCGCGCGCTGA